From a single Pelmatolapia mariae isolate MD_Pm_ZW linkage group LG20, Pm_UMD_F_2, whole genome shotgun sequence genomic region:
- the parapinopsina gene encoding parapinopsin a: protein MESAVFHRNSSSSNSSANTELLSRTGYTILAVIMGVFSVAGIILNVVVIVVTVKHRQLRQPLSYALVNLAVCDLGCAVFGGLPTTVTSAMGYFNLGRVGCVLEAFAVSFFGIASLCTVAVISVERYVVVCYPMGAVLFQTRHAVAGVVLSWVWSFVWSTPPLFGWGTFELEGVKTSCAPKWHSRDVGDMSYMIIFFFLCFALPFSVVMVSYSRLLWTLRQVTKLQVSETGSTSRVEVQVARMVVVMVLAFLVTWLPYAALALAVMIDSSLYVDPVIATIPVYFAKSSTVYNPIIYIFMNRQFRGYTVAAVLCGWNPWSSEPQTSENETTAASLTKTPKKIVPKKSLE, encoded by the exons ATGGAGAGTGCTGTCTTCCACAGAAACTCTTCATCATCTAACAGCTCAGCCAACACGGAGCTCTTGTCCCGGACTGGTTACACAATTCTGGCCGTTATCATGGGTGTGTTCTCTGTGGCAGGGATCATCCTCAATGTCGTGGTGATTGTGGTGACGGTGAAGCACAGACAGCTGAGGCAGCCACTCAGCTATGCCCTGGTTAACCTAGCTGTTTGTGACCTGggctgtgctgtgtttggaggcCTGCCCACCACAGTAACCAGTGCCATGGGATACTTCAACCTGGGACGTGTGGGCTGTGTGTTAGAAGCCTTTGCTGTTTCCTTTTTCG GTATAGCAAGTCTGTGCACAGTAGCAGTCATTTCTGTTGAACGCTACGTAGTGGTGTGTTATCCTATGGGTGCGGTCCTCTTCCAGACCAG GCATGCAGTTGCTGGAGTGGTACTGTCCTGGGTGTGGTCATTTGTGTGGAGCACTCCACCTCTGTTCGGGTGGGGAACTTTTGAGTTGGAGGGTGTCAAAACCTCCTGTGCTCCTAAATGGCATAGCCGTGATGTTGGGGACATGTCCTACATGATAATATTCTTCTTCCTTTGCTTTGCCTTGCCCTTTTCTGTCGTCATGGTGTCTTACTCGCGGCTTTTATGGACTCTCCGCCAG GTGACCAAGCTGCAGGTAtctgaaacaggaagcacaaGTCGTGTAGAGGTGCAGGTGGCGCGCATGGTAGTAGTGATGGTGCTGGCCTTCCTCGTCACCTGGCTGCCATATGCCGCACTTGCACTTGCTGTCATGATAGACTCCAGTCTATATGTCGACCCTGTCATCGCTACCATTCCTGTGTACTTTGCAAAAAGCAGCACTGTCTACAACCCCATCATATACATTTTCATGAACAGACAG tttCGAGGCTACACTGTTGCTGCGGTTCTGTGTGGATGGAACCCCTGGTCCTCCGAGCCGCAAACATCTGAGAACGAGACCACTGCTGCGTCTCTCACCAAGACCCCCAAGAAAATTGTGCCTAAAAAATCTTTGGAATAG